From Candidatus Manganitrophus morganii, the proteins below share one genomic window:
- a CDS encoding glycosyltransferase — MTGPIQKGDPEISIVMAAYNAASFIAASLTAALAQNHPSFEVIVVDDGSSDATEQICGKINDPRLRYLRRDRIGFPSALNEGISLARGRYIAINDADDLSLPHRLSYAVAFFKAHPDVAVVATAYAKTSKFHQSVPESVFSTGEVENPSPVWVPASRLYRGNPFVHSTLVFPKSIWESAGRYDEKLSMCVDYDFVLRAARFGSVVLLPGRTVIWYTNPTSFFKKKSTQEYRDTLTAVKVRARRLLNLPFWVRLYDMIPIYRRFLKMAMRIQRQS, encoded by the coding sequence ATGACAGGGCCGATTCAGAAGGGCGATCCGGAGATATCCATCGTGATGGCGGCTTATAATGCGGCCTCTTTTATTGCCGCCTCCCTCACGGCTGCACTTGCCCAGAATCATCCGAGTTTTGAAGTGATTGTAGTGGATGATGGCTCCAGCGATGCGACGGAGCAGATCTGCGGAAAAATCAATGATCCGCGCCTTCGTTACCTTCGCCGCGACCGGATCGGGTTTCCAAGTGCGTTGAATGAGGGGATCTCTTTGGCAAGGGGGAGGTATATTGCCATCAATGATGCGGATGATTTAAGTCTTCCTCACCGGTTGAGTTATGCCGTCGCTTTTTTTAAGGCGCATCCTGACGTGGCGGTGGTGGCTACGGCATATGCCAAAACATCTAAATTTCATCAGTCTGTTCCAGAGAGTGTTTTCTCGACTGGAGAAGTGGAGAACCCATCACCGGTATGGGTTCCCGCATCGAGGTTGTATCGGGGAAACCCATTCGTTCACTCCACGCTGGTGTTTCCGAAATCGATTTGGGAATCAGCCGGACGATATGACGAGAAGTTGAGTATGTGTGTCGATTATGATTTCGTTCTGCGGGCAGCACGGTTCGGAAGCGTCGTCTTGCTGCCGGGTCGAACGGTCATATGGTATACGAATCCAACCTCCTTTTTTAAGAAGAAGAGTACGCAGGAATACCGGGACACGCTTACAGCCGTTAAGGTGCGGGCACGAAGACTGCTGAATTTGCCCTTTTGGGTCCGGCTCTATGACATGATTCCGATCTATCGGAGATTCTTAAAAATGGCGATGAGGATACAAAGGCAGAGTTGA
- a CDS encoding glycosyltransferase family 4 protein, with amino-acid sequence MKLVVLTNILTPYRIPLFEALQHRVKDFTVLLMARHEENRRWRLAPHSFKMQVLPGIHIRPPGFLISVHLNYGVIKALRKLDPDVVVSGGFGIANISAWIYCRLFRKRFIGWGELTMTDCATTSVIRRAIRQCLIRYSDGVIASSRVARDAFLHYGAREDRLLTAVMPIEVSYFQRQTEAFRQSEECKRLRGEYSGPILLSIGQLIRRKGYLELFKIYEQIVKRRPDVELLIIGEGPERPLYEKIVQEKGWANVHFIGYVQKEELSKYFAAADLFVFHTLSDSFGAVLSEAMAAGVPSVSSVHAAATHDLIEEGLTGFKFDPKDIESSAEAILKALEMSVVAKKVMVKTAYERVKQFDIEVSAEEMIRFIERVSDSGRSGAMDLRSDRTLNRVEEKNG; translated from the coding sequence ATGAAACTGGTGGTATTAACGAATATTCTGACCCCGTACCGTATCCCTCTCTTTGAAGCTTTGCAGCACCGCGTGAAGGATTTTACCGTTTTGTTAATGGCACGGCATGAGGAGAATCGTCGGTGGAGGTTGGCGCCGCATTCTTTCAAAATGCAGGTCTTACCGGGGATCCACATTCGGCCGCCCGGGTTCTTAATCTCGGTACATCTCAATTATGGTGTGATCAAGGCCTTGCGCAAATTGGATCCTGATGTCGTTGTGAGTGGAGGTTTTGGGATCGCGAATATTTCAGCATGGATCTACTGCCGTCTCTTCCGGAAGAGATTCATCGGATGGGGAGAGTTGACAATGACTGATTGCGCAACGACCTCGGTCATCCGAAGAGCAATCCGGCAATGCCTGATCCGTTATTCGGACGGCGTCATTGCCTCATCGCGTGTGGCACGAGACGCATTTCTCCATTATGGGGCGCGTGAAGATCGTCTCTTGACCGCAGTCATGCCGATTGAAGTCTCTTATTTTCAAAGGCAGACGGAAGCGTTTAGGCAATCCGAGGAGTGTAAGCGCCTCCGCGGCGAATATTCAGGACCGATTCTTCTGTCGATTGGGCAACTGATCCGCCGGAAGGGATATTTGGAACTTTTTAAGATTTATGAACAGATCGTGAAGCGGAGACCCGACGTTGAATTGCTCATTATAGGGGAAGGACCCGAACGCCCTTTGTATGAAAAGATTGTGCAAGAAAAAGGGTGGGCGAACGTTCATTTTATCGGATATGTGCAGAAAGAAGAGTTGAGTAAGTACTTTGCCGCCGCGGATCTTTTTGTTTTTCACACCCTCTCCGATTCTTTCGGCGCCGTCCTCAGTGAGGCGATGGCGGCGGGGGTTCCCTCCGTGTCATCCGTTCACGCCGCGGCGACGCATGACTTGATTGAGGAGGGCCTCACGGGATTTAAGTTCGACCCAAAGGACATAGAATCATCGGCTGAGGCCATCTTAAAAGCATTGGAGATGAGTGTTGTAGCAAAGAAGGTAATGGTCAAAACAGCCTATGAACGGGTTAAACAATTTGATATTGAAGTCTCTGCAGAGGAAATGATTCGGTTTATAGAAAGAGTATCCGATTCCGGGAGGAGCGGAGCAATGGATCTACGTTCGGATAGAACACTCAATCGAGTAGAAGAGAAAAATGGCTAA